gctctgcaaCCAGCCACTTGggcagccctgcagccagccacactggctgctgctggagtagCCACAGAGTCAGTTTTCCTAGcctctgctcaggcagccccagggtggctagagcagcagctgttggtggCCTCCAGGTGGCCAGAGCAGCCGCTGCTGGTGGTCCCCCGGTGGTCGGAGCAGCACTGCTCAGCGGACCCTGGGCAGCTGATGCTGTTGGCCCGGGCTGCCCCCCAATGCGCTCCCGCCCAGCAAAACCCCGCCCCAcaatttagtcaggggtatttatagtataagtcatggaccgGTCATGGGGCcaagaatttttgtttattgcccattacctgtccgtgacttttactaaaaatacccatgactaaatcatagccttaattataatcaTTGCAACTTTAAATCGTAATATTTTTGTTCAAGGGCTTCTGTTTATTCACAATCTTGTGAATTGCACCCTCTGCTGCCTTAAGAGGGTACTATTTCCAAGAGTGTGACTATACAGAAGAAACTCttaatgaaatatatttaatgtGATATGTAATTTCTTTCTCCTCGTTTTGATTGGCATAGCACTTGAACCTATAAGTTATTTAAAACACTTATCTCAGGCAGAATGTGGCTCTATTTGTGCACAACTTTGATCAACTTCACAGTGACTTATTTATGACTATTTCAGGACAGAATTTTCCCTTGCTGTTCATTTTCCGAGGGAAAGTTTTTGGGGGGGGTTTTTGTGCAGTGGATTGCTACAGATTTTAAGACATTTAATTGCTTTGAGCTAACTGACTTTTCAcattagaaaacaaagaaaagctaCAAAGAACTTAGACCCTCAGAACTGTGGAGTTTTAGaaaatttttaattatattttgagatCCTATTGTATAGCAACTGTGTGTAAATGACTTTTTATCATGTGACTTGCATTGTTAAATTGGAAACTACACTATAGCAACAACTAAATCTTTTTTGCTCAGGAAACAAAATATCTAGATCTCCAGAATGGAAGTTGAATTCATCTTCGTGTTAAACAACTATGAATTGCAATGAACTATCATATATGCACTTTGTAATAGAATGTATGCTGAGGGAAGGATTTCCTTGACCAAAGTTAAAACCCCATATTTTATCTGCAAGAGGTTGAGTGAAATAGAAACTTTGGTTATACTTTGTGACAACTAAAAGTGCTGATTTTAATCATTTCCGTCTTGTCCAGATCTTTTCAGAGGGTGGCCACCATTATTTCaaggttccattaaaaaaatgtattgttcCATTACATTTAGTTTTCTTACTCTGTGACCATCAAGTTCTTTGTTATACATAGAAAGAGTAGCTATGCCTGAAGAAGTCCTTTCCTTGTAGTCCTTttcttggaaaaaatgtttacTTACCTATTTGTACTGCTTCATCATGTTTGTAAGCATCGGATTCTGTTCTTCCACATATGTACTAAATTCTATAAATGCAGAGTATAACTGTTATTTCATCTTACCTATACAGAAGCTCCAATTTGGTAAGTGTCATGTATTTTCATTCATGTGATAAAAAAGTTGTAGCAAGGACAAATGCAACAGAGAACACATTCAGATGAGCATTGGGAAAAAAGGTGAAAGACAAAAGCAGATAAATTCTCTCTTTGTGTGTACCCACCAAATGATGATGCAGTAAATGATACGTTTAAAGtgtttatttcctctcttttGGTTATAAGGACCAATGTCATCTCTCTCCTTCCACAATATTGGTTTGTCCCTATGCACTTTCTTTGTCCAACTAAAAAGTAGGATAAAAGGTGCTCCTGGGCAGCTGAACAGACAGTTTTCCCATTGCTGACACTGAGAAGCCATTGTAATTTGCTCCTACTGATGGCACAGCTCATGGTAGCATCTTTGAGCCTACAATATGGAGAAATTACAATGTAAATAATCTTTCACCAAGGTCTATCTGTTTCGCCTAAATAAGTAAAACTCCAGGCTGACGGCTGGACTGGACAGTAAAAAGTCCTGGATCTATTTTATAATATCAACTCTTTTCCAGTTAGCAGCTCCCTCTTATTAATGGATGCACTGTTCTTTCTTGAGGAAGCAACTGCTCTTTGACTCACTGCAGTCTGTGCCATGAGCTCTCAGGCCAAAGCAGGAGAAACTGTTGTGGAACAAATTCTATGCCTGTCCTGTTCATGGTGTTTGGTCTGTGTGGCAGATGCCCAGCTGTTCCTGATATTAGCCTTTCTCCAAACCCAACTCTTACACTATGCAGTGGAATGTTCTTCTGCCTCAATTTAGGAGCATTTTAAACCAAAGCTCCTCTATATGGGTGCTGATGGCACCTATCTATTTCCAGCACATACATGTCCAAACCAAAAAGATATCTCAGCTTTAAACTTGGGATGAGGAGAGGGGGACGTTTGGTCAGTTAGACATGGCTGTTCATATCACAAAATTTCCATCGCAATTGGCCCCCTAGGGGCATTTTCAGCAGAGGGGCCACAGGTGCTAAGCTCTCCTCAAACCCTTAAGAAGTGTTCTCTGTAGAAtactggggaagcttgcactactGCTGCCTGAGCTGTACCTGAACTGGGGACCATGTGAGCAGCCTCTTCCAAGGCCATCCCTCTGGAGTCTGTCACCAGTGGTAAAGTCACAACTAAACAGTTTAAAAGTGAAATATAACTGTTTACAGTGAAACAAAGAACAGCCTCAAGTGCAGTGACCTACCTCCAAAGACCTAAGAAATTGCTAACTGTGTTGTTCTCTGCTTCCTGGCCAAGATCATGCAAGCCTCTTGCAGACAGCATTCAGGAGGAGGGATGAGAGCAGCCTTGCATGGTGACTATGGACCCTGATAAAATCTGGGAAATGAGAAGGAGGATAATTTTCAGTGAGACTTTCCTAAATTCCCAGAGATCATAGATAATTGAGAAATAACACATCTGTCTGGCTGTAAGCTACGTGAAAAGTCCCCGCTTTCTCTCAGATATTCATGCTATGAGTCAATATGAGCAAACTGTTTACAGCTGGATGGGTTTCGAACCAAATTCAGAACATATGTTTTGTTAGACATGACTGCTTACCCCTGAAGCACAAACTGACTTTATGGCTGTGCAAGTTATGTGTTGGCAAATCCAACAGTTGTAAGTGGCCAAGACTTTTTGTGGGAGTCCATCATTAACAATATGTGCAAGAATGTTTTGAGGATGACTTCCATTTCCATTTTGCTTTAATTGGATGGATCCTTTATAAAAACAGATGGTGTAACCCAGTAGGCAAGAGACACTATTTCATAAATGCAGCTGCCTTTTGAGATCTGTAACAATCCAGTTTAAGTAGTGGCTGTTTAATCATCAGACCTTATTTCTGAAAGTCTCTGCTGGATTTCTGAGCCCTCtcaaaaacacagaaaataacCAAAACCAGCCCgtgaaatttctgttttttgCATCAGTTCAGCATTAATTTATTTCTACTTTTAGGTCCATCAGAGGTGTCAGCAACTGTGAGGTTCAGCAGGAGACCAACTTGTCCTGATGCCTCAGTGGCAGCCAGCCTCCCAACCCCTCCTGTACCAAGACACAGGAAGAGTAACAGCCTGGGAAACAAGTGGGTGCTCCACACTGTCTCAGCTTCTGTCAGTTCAAGCATCATTAGGGATTAATCCAGCAGTTGAAAGTTCTTAGATATTTCAGTCAGTTTTCCTCTTATGCCCCTCTCCCATTTCTAGTCCTATAGGAGTGATTCAGGCATTAGTTTGTGTGCTTCAGGATTTTCCAGAAAGATGTCTTAACACTTTTCTGTTGTTTTGACTGAAACGATGCTTCCTGCTAGTGCCAGGAATAGTTGGCAATACTCACTTCAGTGCCATTCTTATACTATCCACTTTGATTTGTGTGAATGTCTGATGTGCATAACAGATTTTTAACATCTCAGTGATCCATCCAAGGAACGTTACAATCTCCTTGGCACCCACTACTGTTCTGAAAAGTTGTGGCCTTTCTGTACTGTATTAGCTGAATTGTATGGGTTAGAGAGAGACTCCCTCTTTACCATTTATTGAGGAAAACTCAGATCAGTGACAGCATCTCCTTTCTACATCTACCCAATTTTACAAGAGGATGGACTGTGACAGAGAGCTCATGTGACTTGTCCAGTATCACAGAGTGTCTGTTGATAAGGTTAACTGAGGATCATTCAGCAGTGAATTAGCTGTGTAGCATGCAGTCTCCTATCTATGCTTCTTACCACTAGATTACACAGCCTCTGTACAGTGAGGAgtcagagaaaataaattaaaagtaataAATTCCCATCTACACAAATACAACAATTGTTAACTATACACACTACTAAATCCAAAGCCTGATTAGGTTTAAATGCAGCATATGTATGAGCAGTAGGAAAATGTGAGAAGTCCCATTTAACTGCTTGCCATTAAAGAACTTATTGACAGTTATGATCATTGTATGGTGAGGCAAAGTCTGAGTGGAAAAAAACAGGGATGAATGGATGTTATCAGATTACGTAAGagcttttgcattttttttctttcccaactTTCCAGTATGATGTGTCAGTTCAGTGTAGTTGAAAGTAAAAGTGCAACGTTTCCAACAGAGAAGCCACGCCACCTGCTGGATGACAGTGTCCTAGAATCCCACAGTCCTGTCAGAAACCACACTCTAAACTCAGTTTTCACCAATGGAATTTCCATAGGTAAGAACTCTATGGCTCGCTGAATTCTCTGCttgtctgtctctgctgcttggAAATATGCAATGGCACCTATAACTACAGAAGCAGAAAGATTGTTTAGCTTCTAAACAAACAAAGACTGGTCACTTTTTTGGGAGGAAGTAgattggaaccacctctcagctgcCCCGAGGCCTTGTGAACCCACTCAGTTTTTGTGCAGCTTAGCTCAACTCATCCACACAGATTTATTCTCCCGCCGCTAGAGACTGTCTTGCTAGAACAAGATAGAGAGGGTCTGGGGGAAGTTCTGCCAATGTCCATGCTGTACATAAATGGGATGTCAAACCAGCACTTTTTACCACCAAATAGTTCCCTAATGAAATGAGAATAAGTGTAAGAGCTATTTTTGCACAAGACCCATGTTTTTAACCTGTATTAGTGTAAAGTGAGGTTGGCCTGGGGTTTGTCCTATAATGAAGGCATTGCCAGGAGCAGATAGGAAGAGAGTAACCTGAGCAAACCACAgtaaaaagaaagaagagcaTTAGTGCACTATGCTTTTAAGGATAGGGACTGTTTAAAGAAGCTTACTGTCAATAATTAGAGCCATAAAACCTTTTCTAGTCTTTTACTGGTTTACTGTAGCTCAAGTCTATATGGAAGAAAATCAAAACAACTTATTCAAGATAAGAAAAATTGGGGTTTTCAATCTTTGCAGTTTTGAGGAAATTAATCTGAAACAAATGTCCATTCTAAAGACAGGACTGTGCAATAGGGTCATTTAAGCTACTCACGTGATCCTTCTGACCTTTGTCCCAGTTCTGGTTTGTTGTAAAAGAAAGctgaaacaaaaaagattaaCTTTTTCATTCACTGGTGTATTCCTCATGAAAATGTTACTGTTATGctgcttgcaaaagcaaattggcCTTAAAGTTAAGGCTGACAGTTTCCTTCCCAGACTAACATGCCAAGATGCCTTGTGATTAAATCAAATAGGAAATCTACATTGTTTCAGCCAGAGGCTGAATCATCGAAATTCAATTTACCTTACTCTGTAGCACATCACATAGtaatactcctgagggcattctgcaccaaaacaattaaaaattctgtgcacaatattttaaaattctacacgTTTTATTTGTCactaaataaatgcagaggctccagcatgacaatggggagcacaggccactaggTGCACAGAGGAggaagatcaccctgcagcccccccacgcccaggacacggactcagcggtgaggctgcacccaaccctgacacagcacaaggcctgggccctcccagaaacaccctggggctctgcccctctgcgccaggcacaccaggtgtgggcaggcttAACCAGTCAAGATCCaagtgtggggggctcagtgtggcgggatccaggtgtggggtgagaggattctgtgtgggacaatctgggtgcaggcagctcagtggggggtctaggtgtggggggatctggatgcacaggggcttgttgggagGTTCCAGgtacaggggcaatgggactctgcaggggtttCCAGGTGAAGGttgttggggctcagcagaggggtctgggtgtggggggctcagtgggggagtctgggtgctgggggagtgggcttGATGGAGTGGGATCTGGTGCAGCTAGTTGGTGGTCAGTGGTGTGGGGGTCTAGATGTGGGGCCTCAGagtggtgcagggggtgctgcatcagggtgggggtttgagtgcactCAGTGGGAGGCGGTctgggtgaaggggtgggggtctggaggtggggggtctggctgcaggagggctccagatgcaggggttaaggttcagtggggtggggttcagaTATGGAGGGAtaggggggttctggatgtactGGGTGAGCTttgcaggggtgtctgggtatgggaggtccggATGCACAGAGGTTGGgtagatgggggagcagctccccgtacagtgacccctcccgccacagctgaggagtgatgggggcaggcagcaggggaggatgctgagctttctgcagctgggggaggtttctgggggtgggtctgacacagccccagccactctttgcaggggaagaggaaggtcccatcctctcctgtctccagcccagccgggactagcagctgatcctggctcagggtaggagccactggctggggtgtccctaGCCCCATCGTGATTGacctctccgccagctgctctgggtgcctgaaacgtTGTACCTGcgctgctagggagtggtgtgtgactgctctttcagcttcctttgcttccctgtcagaaagtcatttttctgtggggaagcaaagaaatctgcgggggacatgagTTCTGCACACGCACAgcagtgcagaattcccccaggagtaacatagGGCAAGTAACTCTGGCCTGTGTGAGACATCAACTACTTCATTAGGATTCTACAGAAGAAGGATGCTGGTGGCAGCAGGGTGTGATGGTCATAAAAGCATGACTGTGGGCTTATCTACACTGCATCAGTCCACACCAGAAGGGTGTAAATTCTACTGCGCACTAGTGTGTCACAAACTAACTGGCCGATGAGGACCTTGCTGGCATGCAGTAGAAGTTCTCTAGTGCATGTTAATGTAGTCATGTTTCAAACAGTACTAAGAATCTGCACGGTAGTCAACAGAAAGTCAGTATCACAACCAGGCTTGAGtagtcagacctagtggtcatAGCCGGAGTCAAGCCAAGAGCTGGAACCGTAATCAGGAATCAAGCCAGAGATCGAAGCAGGAATCAGGAGTCAATCTAGGGGTTGGAGCCAGAATCAGAGGTCGGACCAGGAATCTGAGTCAGAGTTGCAAAtcaagccaggggtcagagccggAGTCAGGAGTCttgagccaggggtcagagccagggctAGAGTCAGATGCCAGGAGCAGGGATCAGGAACCAGGAACAGGACAATGAAGCAGGATCCAGGGACAAGTCAGAAAAGCAGGGCTTAGTAGTCAGGTGAGAAGGCAGGGTCTGATGTAGCAGCCAACCAGGAATTCACCCTGTTGCAGAGTCCACTTCTTGGGCCTCCTTTTGGTTTAAATAGTGCAGCCGAATCAATCAGTGAGCATGAGCCTGCCAGTCAGGACACCCGTGGGTGGTACCTCTGATGGGACCAGGGTTCCATTAGTCTCTCAGCCCCTAGCTACAAGCAGGGTACCAGGTGGCAGCCAGAATGCAAAGGCTGTCTGGGAACTGCAGACCCAGGTTTAAGACCTGTGGATCCCACAGGCACTTCCTTAAGTGATTTAGCCTATCCCCATAGTAGAAAGGAGATGGACAGGCTAGAAGTACTTTTGACCAAGAAGAACATGGGATTTTCACTAAACTTCTGAATTCTCCTTAACCAAGAGGTAAATGCAGGATTGAGAGAGAGCCCACTCTGCTTTATACTCAGCATTAGCAGATCAGTCATTGACAGATTACAGCAAAATCtgtttctgcacagctgaggCTGCATTTCAGTCAGATGGCTATGCCAGGGTCAATGATAAGGTATGAGTGACATGAAGTGGACAGGGACCATTGATGTAAATGTCATCAAGCTAATATCACATGGCTCCAAACAGTGACACAGGACTAATATGTTCTCCATGTTACAAATTCTGTTGCTTGATAAAAAGACAGTGACTGTCATCTCTAAtagctttattttaattttaaaatgttggggtAGAAATAATCCAAGGTCACTCTACAGACCTGACGTTATTCTGTCTTCCTGCAGTATTGAAGTTCTGTAGGAATAGCAGCagcatgaaattaaaacaaaaggacACATTTAAACGatgtatatttaaaattacagcagcagcaaccaccCATTCATCAGAACTACATAGTGACAGGAAGGAGCATGCAATCTATTTCTGAAGTCAGATTTTATCCTGATCTCTAAAGATTGGAACTTTCAGACCTAGCTTCAGTGATCAGTTTCCATAGTACTGTGTCAAAATTCTCTTAGTGATTCCAGGTTCTTGCCATTTTAATTTTCCTTGAGCTTTTCACTTATCTATATTCTTCCTTTTCTAGGAAGTAGTGAAAGTTCAGAATTTAGTGAGGAGCTGTCTTCAGGGCTTGAAAGGTGAGTTATAACTCAGTGTCTTCATTTTCCTCACTCGATACCACATAAAATCACTAAGGGGCTAATTGTTTTTAGGGGCTAAGAAACTGTTACAattgccaaaatagggatattcCAGTAACAGGAAAAATTCTGAATCAGGAGATCCTTCTCAAATCATTGATAACTAATTCTTAGGAAGAGAAATGACAAACATTTTGAAGAAATGCAtcataaaaatatgtattttggatttcatagaatcatagaatatcagggttggaagggacctcaggaggtcatctagtccaaccccctgctcaaagcgggaccgatccccaattaaatcatcccagccagggctttgtcaagcctgaccttaaaaacttctaaggaaggagattccaccacctccctaggtaacgcattccagtgtttcacaaccctcctagtgaaaaagtttttcctaatatccaacctaaatctcccccattgcaacttgagaccattactccttgttctgtcatcagcaaccactgagaacagtctagagccatcctctttggaaccccccttcagtgGCAGAATCTGAACTTATAATTATAATTGTAATTTGACTACTATGTTGTTATCAAACTTAGGTTGTGTGGACCATGCTGTTGAAGggtctttaatttagcagagaaaagcagaaggagatccaatggctggaaggtgaagctaggcaaattcaaactggaaaaagtgcaaatttttgacactgtgagggcaattaaccattggaacaacttagtTGATGCATATGGGGGCTTCTCCATTacctggagtctttaaatcaggtTTGAATATCTTTTTAAAACACTATGCTCTAACACAAGGAGATGttattgggcttgatgcaggaaccaTTTGGTGAAATTCTCTAGTCTGTGTGATATGGGAGGTAAaactagatggtcacagtggtctcttctaactttcacaaaaaaagaaaaggaggacttgtggcagcttagagactaaccaatttattttttgcgaatacagactaacatggctgttctTCTAACTTTGAAATCTGTGAAATCTATAGCTTTAGGCAAACTGGTCAACTGACCAAAATACAGTACGCTGAATTATCTGAATAGTGTAAATCCATAAAAAGGCTTTTCACAAGCCTCATCATACATTCCAATTCTGAGGTCTCATTCTTATGATTCCTTTTGATCATACTGAGGATGGGAAATGTTACAAATGGAGCTCATGCTGGCTGTATGTGTTACTAATGTGTCAACTGATTAATCAGAAACTCTGCTTTATTCTTTTCCTCTTCTACCCTTCCACTCCACTTCATGTGAACTATCTGAATA
This genomic window from Chelonia mydas isolate rCheMyd1 chromosome 16, rCheMyd1.pri.v2, whole genome shotgun sequence contains:
- the LOC119563838 gene encoding uncharacterized protein LOC119563838 isoform X3 yields the protein MLSARGLHDLGQEAENNTVSNFLGLWRLKDATMSCAISRSKLQWLLSVSNGKTVCSAAQEHLLSYFLVGQRKCIGTNQYCGRREMTLVLITKREEINTLNVSFTASSFGDAQAVSMETGSECMVLQFAALLCQSQHRLELSGG